ATCATATGTAGGACTGCACAGATTTGGTGCTGAAAGATTTATAGGCCCTATTATATTTATTGCTATGGTTAGAGAATTTGGTCCGGTACTTACCGCAATAATGGTAATTGGTCGAGCCGGTTCAGCAATGACGGCAGAAATAGGGACGATGCGAATAACAGAACAAATTCTCTAACCATA
This genomic window from Candidatus Dependentiae bacterium contains:
- a CDS encoding ABC transporter permease; translated protein: MSYIGIGSIGVVVLIGITVGAVLAFQSYVGLHRFGAERFIGPIIFIAMVREFGPVLTAIMVIGRAGSAMTAEIGTMRITEQIL